One region of Jonesiaceae bacterium BS-20 genomic DNA includes:
- the tyrS gene encoding tyrosine--tRNA ligase — translation MSKVLEELQWRGLVSQHTDIEALSQALEAGPVTYYCGFDPTAPSLHHGHLVQLVLLRHLQLAGHNPVALVGGATGLIGDPRMSGERVLNSKEVVADWVQRLQTQISKFLSFEGDNAAVMVNNLDWHAELSALDFLRDVGKHYRLGTMLAKDTVARRLNSSEGISFTEFSYQILQGMDFLELNRRHGVTLQTGGNDQWGNLLSGVELVRKSEHKSVHALTTPLITKADGTKFGKSEGGAVWLDADMMSPYAFYQFWINAADEDVIGWLKTFTFRSREEIDALQVSMEEKPFLREAQKALAFDVTALVHGEDATNQAIEAASALFGRGELTGLDLATLDGATADLAKVEITVGSSILDAVVESELEKGRGAARRAIADGGIYVNNEKVTGEDAVFTQDQLLAGKWAILRRGKRTLAAAYVAG, via the coding sequence GTGAGCAAGGTTCTTGAAGAACTGCAATGGCGAGGTCTAGTTAGCCAGCACACGGACATTGAGGCGCTTAGCCAAGCGCTCGAGGCCGGCCCTGTTACCTACTATTGCGGCTTTGACCCAACCGCGCCCAGCTTGCACCACGGACACTTGGTTCAGCTGGTGCTCCTGCGCCACCTGCAACTTGCCGGCCACAACCCGGTTGCACTCGTTGGGGGAGCGACCGGCCTGATCGGTGACCCGCGTATGTCCGGGGAACGCGTACTGAATTCCAAGGAAGTAGTTGCGGACTGGGTGCAGCGCCTGCAAACCCAGATTTCCAAGTTCCTCTCATTCGAGGGGGACAACGCTGCGGTCATGGTGAATAACCTGGACTGGCACGCGGAGCTTTCCGCTCTGGACTTCCTGCGTGACGTTGGTAAGCACTACCGCTTAGGCACCATGCTGGCCAAGGACACGGTGGCCCGCCGCCTGAACTCGTCCGAGGGAATCTCCTTTACCGAGTTCAGCTACCAGATCTTGCAGGGCATGGACTTCCTTGAGCTCAACCGCCGCCACGGCGTAACGCTGCAAACCGGTGGTAACGACCAGTGGGGCAACCTGCTGTCCGGTGTTGAACTGGTCCGCAAGTCCGAGCACAAGTCCGTACACGCACTAACTACTCCGCTCATTACCAAAGCCGATGGCACCAAATTTGGTAAGTCTGAGGGTGGAGCGGTGTGGTTGGACGCGGACATGATGAGCCCATACGCCTTCTACCAGTTCTGGATCAACGCGGCCGATGAAGATGTCATCGGTTGGCTCAAGACCTTTACCTTCCGTAGCCGTGAAGAAATTGACGCACTCCAGGTCTCCATGGAGGAAAAGCCATTCCTGCGTGAAGCCCAAAAGGCGCTTGCGTTTGATGTGACCGCGCTTGTGCACGGAGAAGACGCAACCAACCAGGCAATCGAGGCGGCCTCCGCTCTCTTTGGCCGTGGGGAGTTGACCGGTTTAGATCTGGCAACGCTAGACGGCGCAACCGCTGATCTGGCAAAGGTGGAGATTACCGTTGGCTCCTCAATTCTCGATGCCGTAGTTGAGTCCGAATTAGAAAAGGGACGCGGCGCGGCGCGTCGGGCAATTGCTGACGGCGGTATC